From one Trifolium pratense cultivar HEN17-A07 linkage group LG1, ARS_RC_1.1, whole genome shotgun sequence genomic stretch:
- the LOC123903056 gene encoding RAN GTPase-activating protein 1-like: MDSTAQSYQHRSLSIKLWPPTQSTRLMLVERMTKNLITPSIFSRKYGLLSKEEAEVDAKEIEDAAFVTATQHFEKESDGDGSSAVQIYAKESSKLMLEVLKRGPRSKENGELASEKAGAIVETVFDISGGRRAFIDKEEASELLKPLMAPSSFTKICFSNRSFGFDAANVAGPILISIKDQLKEVDLSDFIAGRPEAEALDVMNIFSSALEGSVLRYLNLSNNAMGEKGVRAFRSLLKSQNDLEELYLMNDGISEEAAKAVAELIPSTEKLKVLHFHNNMTGDEGAFAIAEVVKRSPALEDFRCSSTRVGSEGGVALAEALGACTHLKKLDLRDNMFGVEAGVALSKVIPLFADLREIYLSYLNLEDEGAEALANALKESAPSLEILDMAGNDISATAAVSVAACVSSKQFLTKLNLSENELKDEGAALISKALEGGHGQLNEVDLSTNLITWSGAKLLAEAVVQKPGFKLLNINANFISDEGIDELKKIFKNSPDMLGPLDENDPEGEDIDEEAEDFDNDELESKLKGLEI; this comes from the coding sequence ATGGATTCTACAGCGCAGTCATACCAACATCGATCACTTTCGATCAAATTATGGCCTCCAACCCAGAGTACTAGGTTGATGTTGGTTGAACGAATGACCAAGAACCTCATAACtccatcaattttctctagAAAGTATGGACTTCTTAGCAAAGAAGAGGCTGAGGTGGATGCAAAGGAAATTGAGGATGCAGCTTTTGTGACTGCAACCCAACACTTTGAAAAGGAGTCTGATGGTGATGGGAGTTCTGCTGTGCAAATCTATGCCAAGGAATCGAGTAAGCTTATGTTGGAGGTTTTGAAAAGAGGACCAAGAAGCAAGGAGAATGGGGAATTGGCATCTGAAAAGGCTGGTGCTATTGTTGAAACTGTTTTTGACATATCTGGGGGTCGCAGAGCTTTTATTGACAAGGAGGAAGCTTCAGAACTTCTGAAACCATTGATGGCACCAAGCTCTTTTACAAAGATATGTTTCAGCAATAGAAGTTTTGGTTTTGATGCTGCTAATGTTGCTGGACCCATCCTAATATCAATTAAAGATCAACTGAAAGAGGTGGATCTATCAGATTTTATTGCCGGGAGACCAGAAGCAGAGGCTCTTGATGTGATGAATATATTTTCTTCTGCACTAGAAGGTTCTGTTTTGAGATATCTTAACCTGTCAAATAATGCCATGGGTGAAAAGGGGGTTAGAGCATTCCGGTCACTCCTAAAATCACAAAATGACTTGGAAGAGCTTTATTTGATGAATGATGGTATATCAGAGGAAGCTGCAAAAGCAGTTGCTGAATTGATTCCTTCCACTGAGAAGCTTAAGGTTCTTCATTTCCATAATAACATGACTGGAGATGAAGGAGCATTTGCAATAGCTGAAGTTGTGAAACGTTCCCCAGCTTTGGAAGATTTTCGGTGTTCATCTACCAGAGTAGGCTCTGAAGGCGGAGTTGCTCTTGCTGAAGCGCTTGGGGCTTGCACGCACTTGAAGAAGCTTGATTTGCGGGACAACATGTTTGGTGTGGAAGCTGGAGTTGCTCTAAGTAAAGTTATACCCTTATTTGCTGATCTTAGAGAGATATATCTCAGTTATTTGAACTTAGAGGATGAGGGTGCAGAAGCACTTGCTAATGCTCTGAAGGAATCTGCCCCATCACTGGAAATTTTGGATATGGCTGGGAATGACATTTCTGCAACAGCTGCTGTTTCTGTGGCTGCCTGTGTATCATCGAAGCAGTTCCTCACCAAGTTAAATTTATCTGAGAATGAATTGAAGGATGAAGGTGCAGCCTTAATCAGTAAGGCATTGGAAGGAGGTCATGGGCAATTAAATGAAGTTGATCTGAGTACAAATTTGATCACATGGTCGGGAGCCAAGCTGTTGGCTGAAGCTGTTGTTCAGAAACCTGGATTTAAGTTGCTAAATATTAATGCTAACTTCATTTCTGATGAAGGGATTGATGAgttgaagaaaatatttaaaaactcaCCTGACATGCTGGGTCCTTTGGATGAGAATGATCCTGAAGGAGAGGACATTGATGAAGAAGCTGAAGATTTTGATAATGATGAATTGGAATCAAAACTGAAAGGCCTTGAAATTTAA